In a genomic window of Magnolia sinica isolate HGM2019 chromosome 14, MsV1, whole genome shotgun sequence:
- the LOC131225568 gene encoding histidine-containing phosphotransfer protein 1-like, whose product MEVVQLQSRLVDLTSSLFSEGFLDDQYTQLQQLQDESNPDFVFEVVSLFFDDSEKLLNDLSRALDQQPVDFKKVDAHVHQLKGSSSSIGAHRVKNICIAFRNFCEANNREGCLRCLQQVKQEFYLVKNKLESLFRLEQQILAAGGSIPVME is encoded by the exons aTGGAAGTGGTCCAGTTGCAGAGTCGTTTGGTTGATCTCACATCATCTCTCTTCAGTGAG GGATTCCTGGATGATCAATATACACAGCTGCAGCAGTTGCAAGATGAGAGCAACCCAGATTTTGTTTTTGAAGTGGTGTCTCTCTTCTTTGATGATTCTGAGAAGCTTCTTAATGATTTGAGCAGAGCTTT aGATCAGCAGCCTGTAGATTTCAAAAAGGTTGATGCCCATGTTCATCAGTTGAAGGGCAGCAGCTCCAG CATAGGAGCACATAGAGTTAAAAATATCTGCATTGCATTTCGGAACTTCTGCGAGGCAAATAATCGAGAAGG ATGTTTGAGATGCCTTCAGCAAGTGAAACAGGAGTTCTACCTGGTGAAGAACAAGCTTGAATCTTTATTCAGG CTGGAGCAACAGATTTTGGCAGCTGGTGGTTCAATCCCAGTGATGGAATAG